From Methanomassiliicoccales archaeon LGM-RCC1, one genomic window encodes:
- the gatB gene encoding Asp-tRNA(Asn)/Glu-tRNA(Gln) amidotransferase subunit GatB, with the protein MKIGLECHVQLPTKSKMFCSCPTEECEFPNTHVCPTCLGMPGSRPVLNKQVLVYGIMIAKMLNCEVNDTTWFARKTYFYPDMSKSVQITQYDNPIGERGVYYLDGKKPIRITRIHIEEDPGKTKRTADLTSLVDYNRSGIPLAEIVTEPDIATPAEARQFLTQMIGDIRHLLDIPDDLEWEVKCDCNISVGTERVEIKNVSGLKNAEKALHSEMVRQIAMIKAKKKIVRETRRYDPERDVTVSMRVKEFEDQYGYIDEPDLGIYHIKELADSIRIAESPQNMILRMTSQYSLDPKMAKQLVNTSVDLAILFEDVAKEFGTADAIKWVGGPISANWRAMEDRGVNDLSKLKGFIKDFADRKITDTQCAIEIKSFMTGQDATAAQEESAGLETLINGFLDENPKIVADYQKNDKAANQVIGYVMRQTGGKYSSAEVVEAAKKLIESRI; encoded by the coding sequence ATGAAGATCGGATTGGAATGCCATGTGCAGCTTCCCACCAAATCCAAGATGTTCTGCTCCTGCCCCACGGAAGAGTGCGAGTTCCCCAACACCCATGTGTGCCCCACATGCCTGGGCATGCCGGGATCCAGGCCCGTCCTGAACAAGCAGGTTCTGGTCTACGGGATAATGATCGCTAAGATGCTCAACTGCGAGGTCAACGACACCACATGGTTCGCAAGGAAGACCTACTTCTACCCGGACATGTCGAAGAGCGTCCAGATCACGCAGTACGACAACCCGATCGGAGAGAGGGGAGTCTACTACCTGGACGGCAAGAAGCCCATCAGGATCACCAGGATACACATCGAGGAGGACCCTGGAAAGACCAAGAGGACCGCGGACCTCACGTCGCTCGTGGATTACAACAGGTCCGGAATCCCTCTGGCGGAGATCGTGACCGAGCCGGACATCGCTACGCCTGCGGAGGCCAGGCAGTTCCTCACACAGATGATCGGGGACATCAGACACCTGCTGGACATCCCCGACGACCTGGAATGGGAGGTCAAGTGCGACTGCAACATCTCCGTCGGGACCGAGAGGGTCGAGATCAAGAACGTCAGCGGTCTGAAGAACGCCGAGAAGGCGCTGCATTCGGAGATGGTCAGGCAGATCGCCATGATCAAGGCCAAGAAGAAGATCGTCAGGGAGACCAGGAGATACGACCCCGAGAGGGACGTCACCGTCAGCATGAGGGTGAAGGAGTTCGAGGACCAGTACGGTTACATCGATGAACCCGATCTCGGAATCTATCACATCAAGGAGCTGGCCGATTCCATAAGGATCGCCGAGAGCCCCCAGAACATGATCCTGAGGATGACTTCGCAGTACAGCCTGGACCCGAAGATGGCCAAGCAGCTTGTGAACACCTCTGTGGACCTTGCCATCCTCTTCGAGGATGTCGCGAAGGAGTTCGGGACCGCCGATGCCATCAAGTGGGTCGGAGGTCCGATCAGCGCCAACTGGAGGGCCATGGAGGACCGCGGTGTAAACGACCTGTCGAAATTGAAGGGATTCATCAAGGACTTCGCAGACAGGAAGATCACCGACACCCAATGCGCCATCGAGATCAAATCGTTCATGACCGGTCAGGATGCGACCGCCGCACAGGAGGAGTCCGCAGGATTGGAGACACTGATCAACGGCTTCCTCGATGAGAACCCGAAGATCGTCGCCGACTACCAGAAGAACGACAAGGCAGCCAATCAGGTAATCGGATATGTCATGAGGCAGACCGGGGGCAAGTACTCCTCGGCAGAAGTGGTGGAAGCAGCCAAAAAGCTGATTGAATCCAGGATATGA